One part of the Phaeodactylum tricornutum CCAP 1055/1 chromosome 17, whole genome shotgun sequence genome encodes these proteins:
- a CDS encoding predicted protein — protein sequence MGAPMAGVSGGKLAAATCQAGALGFIAAGHLMELESLEQELTAFRQEAPTSPLCIGFIGYSTFGTDEGWERYERVLRKHKPAVVQFFAPAIHTQQSTGRSNVDVAHHHAALVLAQVGSVQDGLAAANASVNGLIAQGSEAGGHGLRREMGSAGSTLARDLIRKVAQDIPVLLAGGIVDGYGVASALALGCDGVVLGTRLWASEEALGHESLKRALVDAESTDSVQRTTVFDQIQNTSSSIPWPEPFDSLGALRNETTAKWDGRMNELSEELSTGSQSTLCTIYREAQQEGNGQIAAVLCGEGVGAIDSIKSAYDIVKKINEESVGIVRRMPKMLLDNCGENRT from the coding sequence ATGGGAGCACCCATGGCAGGGGTTTCGGGGGGTAAACTCGCCGCTGCGACCTGTCAGGCGGGTGCGCTAGGCTTCATTGCGGCCGGTCATTTAATGGAGCTGGAATCGTTGGAACAAGAATTAACTGCTTTTCGCCAAGAAGCTCCCACCTCGCCCCTCTGCATAGGATTCATCGGCTATTCAACCTTCGGTACCGACGAAGGCTGGGAAAGGTACGAGCGTGTTCTTCGAAAGCACAAACCCGCTGTTGTCCAGTTCTTTGCACCGGCGATCCATACTCAACAATCTACGGGGCGATCAAATGTGGATGTGGCTCACCATCATGCAGCACTGGTGCTTGCGCAAGTTGGCAGTGTGCAGGACGGACTCGCCGCTGCAAACGCTAGTGTAAATGGTCTTATAGCACAGGGTAGTGAGGCTGGCGGACACGGACTTCGGCGTGAAATGGGATCTGCCGGGTCTACTCTCGCACGTGATCTCATTCGAAAAGTGGCTCAAGATATCCCGGTCCTTTTGGCTGGCGGTATAGTCGACGGGTACGGTGTGGCTTCAGCACTGGCATTGGGATGTGATGGTGTTGTCCTTGGAACTCGACTCTGGGCGAGCGAGGAAGCGCTCGGTCACGAATCTCTCAAACGCGCTCTGGTTGACGCGGAATCAACGGATAGCGTGCAACGGACGACTGTGTTTGATCAAATACAGAACACTTCGTCTTCCATTCCGTGGCCCGAGCCATTCGACTCGCTGGGTGCACTGCGAAATGAGACGACAGCAAAATGGGATGGACGTATGAATGAGCTTTCCGAGGAACTCTCGACTGGCAGCCAAAGCACACTTTGTACGATATATCGTGAAGCTCAGCAGGAAGGCAATGGGCAAATTGCGGCGGTCTTATGTGGTGAAGGAGTGGGGGCTATCGATTCCATCAAATCAGCTTACGATATCGTGAAGAAAATCAACGAGGAATCAGTTGGTATCGTACGGAGAATGCCGAAAATGCTTTTGGACAATTGTGGAGAGAATCGCACCTGA
- a CDS encoding predicted protein, whose product MDPFGAKATGTACIMATLLAVRAAKKRTLTTTGAVTGFVVGFLLVATGLRGLTLFFFYQLGSWATKYKTIRKQQLDATASDSAVRGPTQVLAVSLVAVLLSLMHAYICGAERAIVFHVNSRNDNDFITNLSSHLTLAVLAHHATSLADTLASELGILSKAPPFLVTQPWRSVPPGTNGGVTWMGTIWSVVVYVEY is encoded by the exons ATGGATCCATTCGGTGCCAAAGCCACAGGGACGGCCTGTATCATGGCCACGTTACTGGCAGTCCGGGCCGCGAAGAAGCGTACACTGACCACCACCGGAGCCGTCACGGGCTTCGTTGTTGGCTTTCTTTTAGTCGCCACTGGCCTACGAGGACTGACGCTCTTTTTCTTTTATCAGCTAGGCTCCTGGGCTACCAAGTACAAAACGATACGAAAGCAGCAGTTGGATGCGACCGCGTCGGATTCGGCCGTTCGCGGACCCACACAGGTGCTTGCGGTTAGCCTTGTGGCCGTACTACTCTCTCTGATGCATGCGTACATCTGCGGGGCGGAACGGGCTATCGTGTTCCACGTCAATAGTAGAAACGACAACGACTTTATCACCAATTTAAGCAGTCATCTTACCTTGGCCGTTCTCGCTCACCACGCTACGTCGTTGGCAGATACCTTGGCGAGTGAGCTTGGGATCCTTTCCAAGGCACCCCCTTTTCTGGTCACTCAACCGTGGCGAAGCGTGCCGCCTGGCACAAACGGAGGGGTAACCTGGATGGGAACGATTTGGAGTGTGGTCG TCTATGTGGAATACTAG
- a CDS encoding predicted protein → MEVPSSDNGLATFSQFPVTKKNGRHSRNPATGTPLRVDPDDVSNDATSAHFTAHCHIQSKTLKRALVFSRRRTLDIFFIGCLANAFFCIIIVFGILRQSGLTATTTTLEDERIGALRMPFLIKNQTLQKELYNASMAVDSGPLAVDTVVESFVISSGRTSDRAFNQIMQVTERFSACILFMDDNPRLVEWLAYHFFALNLREVVVAVDPRSKSSPWQSLERWTPYMNITVWNDTDFGFVVDQYITVNGTRKQKIDVHRGRQKFFYGKCIKYLQGRNRTWTAFHDIDEYITVDERVVFDAKERSSKPGSVLQMLQEVKSMKPVPDGWTESCVPVPRCRFSAVESQPEEVSLEVPPLIDAKQLETLRWRYRSLKGRDGQPKSIVDISEVTLHRNTKFGPHAVILGICPPHLFDRSFLVINHYLGDWDMYLFVERVLFLLPQPLRLVYHESSFRDDCRIGSMKNREAWEFRSSESEGGTTDQIRPWIGGFVAAMGEERALQLLKDVGLPKNYTNPYNKTEWRIEQSTLDALLKKRPRRATNYVKFLEQRIRQSNINHSTDYN, encoded by the exons ATGGAGGTCCCTAGTAGCGACAACGGACTTGCTACTTTCTCACAATTCCCCGTCACGAAGAAGAACGGCAGGCATTCTAGAAACCCAGCTACAGGTACCCCGTTAAGAGTTGATCCGGATGACGTATCCAATGACGCGACCTCTGCTCACTTCACAGCTCACTGTCATATACAatcaaagacattgaaaagaGCCCTCGTCTTCAGTCGTAGGCGTACTTTAGATATCTTTTTCATTGGTTGCCTCGCTAACGCCTTCTTTTGCATCATAATTGTATTCGGCATACTGAGGCAGTCTGGTTTAACtgctacgacgacgacccTCGAAGACGAAAGAATAGGGGCCTTACGCATGCCGTTTTTAATCAAGAACCAGACTTTGCAGAAAGAGTTGTACAATGCTTCGATGGCTGTAGATTCTGGGCCCCTTGCTGTTGATACCGTCGTAGAATCGTTTGTAATCAGTAGCGGCCGTACATCTGACCGAGCCTTCAACCAGATTATGCAGGTCACCGAAAGGTTCTCGGCCTGCATCCTGTTTATGGACGACAATCCCCGTCTTGTGGAGTGGCTAGCCTACCATTTCTTTGCCTTAAACTTGCGCGAAGTTGTCGTGGCCGTCGATCCCCGAAGCAAGTCGAGTCCGTGGCAGTCTCTAGAACGCTGGACGCCGTACATGAATATCACTGTCTGGAACGACACCGACTTCGGCTTTGTGGTTGACCAATATATTACGGTCAACGGAACTCGCAAGCAAAAAATTGATGTACATCGTGGGAGACAAAAATTCTTTTACGGAAAATGTATAAAGTATCTACAAGGACGAAATCGGACATGGACCGCATTCCACGACATCGATGAGTATATCACTGTTGACGAGCGGGTCGTTTTCGATGCCAAAGAGCGTAGTTCCAAGCCTGGAAGCGTCTTGCAGATGCTTCAAGAGGTGAAGAGCATGAAACCTGTTCCTGACGGTTGGACCGAGAGCTGTGTCCCCGTCCCACGGTGTCGTTTCTCAGCTGTGGAAAGCCAACCAGAAGAGGTAAGCCTGGAGGTCCCTCCTCTTATTGATGCAAAACAGCTCGAAACTCTACGCTGGAGGTATCGCTCTTTAAAAGGTCGAGATGGTCAGCCAAAATCTATTGTTGATATTTCCGAAGTCACGCTGCACAGAAATACTAAGTTCGGCCCTCATGCAGTTATCCTTGGAATTTGTCCCCCGCATCTTTTTGATCGCAGTTTTTTAGTGATAAATCACTACTTGGGCGACTGGGATATGTA TTTGTTTGTGGAGCGTGTACTCTTTCTACTCCCGCAACCTT TACGTCTTGTTTACCATGAAAGTTCGTTTCGCGATGATTGTCGCATAGGCAGCATGAAAAACAGAGAGGCTTGGGAATTCCGATCCAGCGAGAGTGAAGGCGGTACAACCGACCAGATCCGACCTTGGATTGGTGGGTTTGTAGCAGCCATGGGCGAAGAACGCGCGTTGCAGTTGTTGAAAGATGTTGGACTGCCAAAGAATTACACGAACCCTTACAACAAAACGGAATGGAGGATTGAACAAAGCACGTTGGAtgccttgttgaaaaagcGCCCGAGAAGGGCTACGAACTACGTCAAGTTTCTTGAGCAGCGGATTAGGCAATCCAATATAAATCATTCGACTGATTATAATTAG
- a CDS encoding predicted protein, with translation DYSSTAGWESYYTKDQIKIPLTEWHSSVTLESLANHVPAWASSCLMIGCGTSHFPEVVRAGHTAKIVLLDSSPTCIRELKSRYGCSMCCICGDATRLSELVEPDSMDCIFDKGLMDAFFCGDGWTTPTEALLKGASSVLREGGIYLLVSY, from the coding sequence GACTATTCATCTACTGCGGGCTGGGAATCTTACTACACAAAAGACCAAATTAAAATACCTCTGACCGAATGGCATTCGTCTGTTACGTTGGAATCCCTGGCTAATCATGTGCCAGCGTGGGCAAGCTCATGCTTGATGATTGGTTGTGGAACATCACATTTCCCTGAAGTCGTCCGGGCAGGGCACACAGCCAAAATAGTATTGCTGGATTCCTCTCCGACTTGCATAAGAGAGCTCAAGTCACGATACGGCTGCAGTATGTGCTGTATATGCGGCGATGCTACTAGACTGTCTGAACTCGTGGAACCGGATTCTATGGACTGTATCTTTGACAAGGGGTTGATGGATGCCTTTTTCTGTGGGGATGGCTGGACCACACCAACTGAAGCTCTGTTGAAAGGGGCGTCGTCGGTTTTACGTGAAGGTGGCATTTATTTGCTTGTCAGCTAT
- a CDS encoding predicted protein yields the protein MDPSQYHHFSAQQLQGLTGGDSSSRAPQDAHGGGSHGNNGGNQETHINNQENAQQLSASLFQQMQSIQQQQQQQQQSAHTQGTAQGGSINNSGVPLLVGATPLQQQLSALQSLTAHPGFAAFQNQQQQTQPPPQQPTSQLQIPQGLLNIPGLTAEQAALFFQQAQQQQQQQQAQQQQMQQPNQQAQQLQQQMQQHLQQQAQQQQNQTVQQQYQQFQQPQQQQFQQQQPQGLMNANALGISLQQQIQQLQLAQQLMAAGLPANLSLMGAGAAPGNVNLASFMSGQTQQPAVTQPNSQLAAFQNNQLLMAQQNLGKQTTPSTGAFGGFLPEESQKPSDSAGSAPTATEEWAEPFAGKGKKEPPFPLKLHQILGNPEFAECICWNPHGRSWRILKPPVFEQLVIPLYFRHAKYASFMRQVNGWGFKRIVSGNDHNSYFHELFVREYPQLCIKMKRIKKGEGERKRKSDDGSDDSDGGNIEGENSAANEAGDQGSNEGSDDNKGQSQNDSLSNLHHQYNLPSQDDQNALAGILNQGQFNLGQLNGGGRLSNMMGSSASPNPATPASSAPVSLPSGLAGLQGVDSATLMKLQEALSAAGGGNAMQSLLQQQAPAAPSAPQQLQQTPQLGNFAFLSSQIGGPNAALLAAQLQAATQGPSGGNGGEERDTDKESEAV from the exons ATGGATCCTTCGCAGTACCACCATTTCTCCGCGCAGCAATTGCAAGGATTGACGGGAGGAGACTCCTCCAGTAGAGCTCCGCAAGACGCCCACGGCGGTGGGAGTCACGGAAACAACGGTGGTAACCAAGAAACGCACATCAACAATCAAGAGAACGCGCAGCAGCTCTCGGCGAGCCTCTTTCAACAAATGCAAAGcatccaacaacaacagcagcaacaacaacaatctgCGCATACGCAGGGAACTGCGCAAGGTGGTAGCATCAACAATAGCGGAGTGCCATTACTGGTGGGAGCAACGCCCTTGCAACAGCAACTTTCGGCTCTGCAGAGTCTGACTGCACATCCGGGATTCGCCGCCTTTCAaaatcagcaacagcaaaccCAGCCTCCTCCCCAACAACCAACGTCGCAGCTGCAGATTCCCCAAGGACTTCTCAATATTCCTGGTCTTACTGCCGAACAAGCAGCCTTGTTCTTTCAACaagcccaacaacaacagcagcagcagcaagcccaacaacaacaaatgcAACAGCCGAATCAGCAAGCGCAACAGCttcaacagcaaatgcagcaaCATTTACAGCAGCAAGcccagcagcagcagaaCCAAACTGTACAGCAACAGTACCAGCAATTtcaacaaccacaacaacaacaattccagcagcaacagccaCAAGGTCTCATGAATGCCAATGCTCTTGGTATTAGCCTCCAGCAGCAGATCCAACAGTTGCAGCTGGCTCAACAGCTCATGGCGGCTGGTTTACCCGCCAATTTGTCCTTGATGGGCGCCGGGGCGGCTCCTGGAAACGTCAATCTGGCGAGCTTTATGAGTGGACAAACACAGCAGCCAGCCGTGACACAGCCAAATTCACAGTTGGCCGCTTTTCAAAATAATCAGTTGCTAATGGCGCAGCAGAATCTGGGAAAGCAAACAACACCGTCCACTGGAGCCTTTGGTGGTTTTTTGCCGGAAGAGTCGCAAAAACCGAGCGATTCGGCCGGAAGCGCGCCGACAGCTACAGAAGAGTGGGCGGAACCGTTCGCGGGCAAGGGAAAGAAAGAGCCACCGTTTCCACTCAAGTTGCACCAGATTTTAGGCAATCCGGAATTTGCCGAGTGCATTTGCTGGAATCCGCACGGGCGTTCCTGGAGGATCTTGAAGCCACCCGTGTTTGAACAGCTCGTCATTCCACTCTACTTCCG CCACGCTAAATACGCCTCTTTCATGCGTCAAGTCAATGGCTGGGGTTTCAAACGAATTGTTTCGGGTAACGATCACAATTCATACTTCCACGAACTCTTCGTGCGCGAGTATCCCCAACTGTGCATCAAAATGAAGCGCATCAAAAAGGGCGAGGGTGAGAGGAAGAGAAAGTCGGATGATGGTAGTGACGATAGCGATGGCGGCAATATTGAAGGCGAGAATTCGGCAGCGAATGAGGCTGGCGATCAAGGCAGCAACGAGGGAAGTGACGATAACAAAGGACAATCACAGAATGATTCCTTGAGCAATCTTCACCATCAATACAATCTTCCTTCACAAGA TGATCAGAATGCCTTGGCGGGTATTTTGAACCAGGGACAGTTTAATCTTGGACAATTGAACGGCGGAGGAAGACTTTCGAATATGATGGGAAGCTCTGCTTCTCCCAACCCCGCGACTCCTGCATCCAGCGCCCCTGTATCTTTGCCGAGCGGTCTTGCAGGTTTGCAAGGCGTTGACAGCGCCACCCTCATGAAGTTGCAGGAAGCTTTGTCGGCGGCCGGTGGGGGCAATGCTATGCAGTCATTACTGCAGCAGCAAGCTCCCGCTGCGCCTTCCGCTCcacaacaattgcagcaaaCGCCGCAGCTCGGCAATTTTGCCTTCCTTAGCTCGCAGATTGGCGGTCCTAACGCAGCACTGCTGGCGGCGCAACTCCAGGCAGCAACCCAAGGGCCAAGCGGAGGCAACGGTGGAGAAGAGCGTGATACAGACAAGGAAAGCGAAGCAGTCTGA
- a CDS encoding predicted protein has product MWTSFPFLYVASSLLAAETLAFMQFVERPVSRRWCSTKLQAQVDTSFMWNSGFNFGKGQFRFYDGFDKWMEPFPEEDRKAYPEVFNMPKGVYEVKLQKPLGIVFEEIDAGKGIYVQELVEGGNAAKEGSIQPGDVLVGITAIKIVGAKYERRLIPARRFDFDTMVGAIGSNDSRYGCDNVVICVERPGEADSGVVQTFMDEFFEPPFDNPWKQRQ; this is encoded by the coding sequence ATGTGGACgtcttttccattcctttaCGTTGCTTCGTCTCTTCTAGCAGCAGAAACTTTGGCGTTCATGCAGTTTGTAGAGCGCCCTGTCTCTCGTCGGTGGTGTTCGACTAAGCTGCAAGCCCAGGTGGACACCTCGTTTATGTGGAACAGTGGATTCAATTTCGGTAAGGGACAATTTCGCTTCTACGACGGCTTTGACAAATGGATGGAACCGTTTCCTGAGGAAGACCGAAAAGCGTATCCAGAGGTCTTCAACATGCCCAAGGGCGTTTACGAAGTAAAATTACAAAAGCCACTAGGGATCGTTTTTGAAGAGATTGACGCCGGCAAAGGTATTTACGTACAGGAACTGGTAGAGGGCGGTAACGCTGCGAAGGAAGGTTCTATCCAACCGGGTGACGTGTTGGTGGGTATTACCGCGATCAAAATTGTCGGTGCCAAATACGAACGCCGACTCATTCCGGCACGCAGGTTTGATTTCGACACCATGGTCGGCGCGATTGGATCCAACGACTCGAGATACGGCTGTGACAACGTTGTCATCTGCGTGGAGCGGCCTGGTGAAGCCGACTCCGGGGTCGTACAAACGTTTATGGACGAATTTTTTGAGCCGCCGTTCGACAATCCCTGGAAGCAGCGGCAGTAA
- the CUL1_1 gene encoding CULlin protein 3 (Ubiquitin-protein ligase, member of the cullin family, homolog to plant CUL3) — translation MADSKKRFNIRPFRTHQPMDRADANATWEILEHAMDEIANRNASQLSFEELYRAAYNLVLHKHGALLYEGVTEKLNAILLQSVETLAAQPNETLLETMATVWNEHMITMTMIRDILMYMDRTYVIQQRRRVVYELGLHLFRITVWEHPAVGPRVMELTLDLINLQRIGKIPDDRDARLQNVVRMLLELGRADFQANVYHEFETAFLSTTLEFYQQESLSFLSNNTAIDYAAKAASRLEAEARRAKTLQLPVTTEGPLMTTLETEWIQRHSRVLVDMEPSGFSAMLQDDTKVQSLRDMYDLFVRVPSSVDHLREALAARIKQDGAALVQDQEKGASDPSAFCRGVLVMKAKYDRIVNEAFRDEKKAQKRMKESFEDFLNQDARAASCLATYVDELLRVGLRGATEVQILDSLNQAIVIFRFLSDKDVFESFYKQQLAKRLLGGRSVSDDAERSMVSLLKAECGYQFTTKLEGMFNDMRISRETRDKYKSFKRQEGEKNMVDIEVDVLTTGYWPSQNVPPCTLPVPIQESIDRFSKFYLDKHTGRKLKWQTNTGAAELKVTFGTGPDKYRRHELCVSTYQMCILLLFNDKETLTLAQIRQQTQIPDQELRRHLISLCTPKNRILKKGSKGRGIISDEDTFTYNMDFTSKLKRVRIPLVKEASMVRPETAAGLIGADGKDAHVAPGSVPVSVEEDRRHLVEAAIVRIMKARKALNHNDLIAEVTRQLTNRFQPTPQFIKKRIESLIDREYLERSEREHRVYNYVA, via the exons ATGGCGGATTCCAAGAAACGCTTTAACATTCGG CCGTTCCGTACACACCAGCCGATGGATCGGGCCGACGCCAACGCGACTTGGGAGATCTTGGAGCACGCCATGGATGAGATTGCCAATCGCAACGCCTCGCAGCTCAGTTTCGAAGAACTCTACCGGGCAGCCTACAATCTCGTCCTCCACAAACACGGGGCACTGCTTTATGAGGGCGTGACGGAAAAACTCAACGCAATTCTGTTACAGTCGGTCGAAACCTTGGCCGCGCAACCGAACGAAACATTGCTGGAAACCATGGCGACGGTTTGGAACGAACACATGATCACCATGACCATGATACGGGACATCCTCATGTACATGGATCGCACTTACGTCATCCAGCAACGTCGTCGCGTTGTGTACGAGCTAGGCTTGCACCTGTTCCGTATCACTGTCTGGGAACATCCCGCTGTGGGTCCCAGGGTGATGGAATTGACTCTCGATTTGATAAATTTGCAACGGATCGGCAAAATACCGGACGATCGAGACGCTCGCCTCCAAAATGTCGTACGCATGCTGCTCGAACTCGGACGCGCGGACTTTCAAGCCAACGTGTACCACGAATTCGAAACCGCGTTCTTGAGCACCACACTCGAATTCTATCAGCAGGAATCGctttcatttctttccaATAACACAGCGATTGACTACGCCGCCAAAGCCGCATCCAGGTTGGAAGCGGAAGCCCGCCGGGCCAAAACTCTCCAACTGCCGGTGACTACGGAAGGTCCCTTGATGACCACGCTCGAAACGGAATGGATTCAACGCCACTCCCGCGTACTCGTGGACATGGAACCCTCCGGTTTTTCCGCCATGCTCCAGGACGACACCAAAGTGCAGAGTTTGCGGGATATGTACGATTTGTTCGTCCGTGTGCCCTCCTCGGTGGATCATTTGCGCGAGGCACTGGCGGCGCGGATTAAGCAGGACGGGGCTGCTTTAGTGCAGGATCAGGAAAAGGGTGCATCCGATCCGTCCGCCTTTTGTCGGGGTGTCCTCGTCATGAAGGCCAAATACGATCGGATCGTGAACGAGGCATTTCGGGACGAAAAGAAAGCACAAAAGCGGATGAAGGAATCCTTTGAAGACTTTTTGAATCAAGACGCTCGAGCGGCCTCGTGCCTGGCAACCTACGTCGACGAACTTTTGCGGGTGGGCTTGCGGGGCGCGACGGAGGTCCAGATTCTGGACAGTCTCAACCAAGCCATTGTCATTTTCCGCTTCTTATCCGACAAAGACGTATTCGAGTCATTTTACAAACAGCAGTTGGCGAAGCGTTTGTTGGGCGGTCGGTCCGTCTCGGACGACGCGGAACGCTCCATGGTGAGTTTGCTCAAGGCTGAATGTGGCTACCAATTTACGACCAAACTTGAAGGCATGTTCAACGATATGCGCATCTCTAGAGAAACGAGGGACAAGTACAAGTCCTTCAAACGGCAGGAAGGCGAGAAAAATATGGTCGACATTGAAGTGGACGTGTTGACGACGG GATACTGGCCGTCGCAGAATGTACCGCCTTGCACCCTTCCGGTTCCCATCCAGGAATCAATTGATCGCTTTTCCAAGTTCTACCTCGACAAGCACACAGGGCGGAAACTGAAGTGGCAAACAAACACTGGCGCCGCCGAGCTGAAAGTGACCTTTGGTACCGGTCCGGACAAGTATCGTCGTCACGAGCTTTGCGTATCCACCTATCAAATGTGCATCCTCCTCCTATTCAATGACAAGGAGACGCTGACTTTGGCACAAATCCGACAGCAGACGCAAATCCCCGACCAAGAACTCCGCCGACACTTGATTTCGCTGTGTACGCCCAAGAATCGTATTCTTAAAAAGGGTAGTAAAGGACGCGGCATCATTTCTGACGAGGACACCTTTACCTACAATATGGATTTTACCAGCAAGCTCAAACGTGTTCGTATTCCCCTGGTGAAGGAAGCTTCCATGGTGCGCCCGGAAACAGCAGCTGGACTAATAGGCGCGGACGGAAAAGATGCTCACGTTGCACCTGGATCTGTCCCAGTCTCGGTGGAAGAAGATCGTCGACATTTGGTGGAAGCGGCAATCGTGCGCATTATGAAGGCTCGCAAAGCGCTGAATCACAACGACTTGATCGCGGAAGTAACCCGTCAACTTACCAACCGTTTTCAGCCGACCCCCCAGTTCATCAAGAAGCGTATTGAGAGTTTAATTGATCGGGAATACTTGGAACGTTCCGAAAGAGAACACCGGGTTTACAACTACGTTGCCTAG
- a CDS encoding predicted protein: MYLHEIRRGHYPTLDRNLFCWCFILFELTVEKSRHPIQVYNLLTPIVVVNTFVEPLDEVANAENDSTADRAPIASSPFGMVRLLLADSAAFSSVSSSRHETPVTPGARSPNGILGSSFPPTLVTTPRRLQQPTTSRGWSEPVRQVGPPFPDGLCGGTVVTIPPSETYGIDVGTSGNEFLLPPRDISVWLPPGYDGDSERQSATQRYPVLYCHDGQNAVLDQDSWTGRSWRLAGALTRLQEHGKLSTMPIVVLLPSADGDLIPGVVRRRHLEYGDGNTPWAQAHGAFVTNTVKPVVDAMFRTYTTAQDTAAIGTSLGGQASLQLMLQYPDTFGAAACLSPAFGPNTLATVATSSKLLQSKKLYMDIGGDMDQEKVPWLDFWDHLTPHHAWNPGYWWLDTQLQPNVRALKTVLDVAQIPHSYHEVPGGRHNERAWSQRIHKPLLHLYGK; encoded by the exons ATGTACCTTCACGAAATCCGACGTGGTCATTATCCGACGCTCGATCGGAATCTTTTTTGTTGGTGTTTTATCTTGTTCGAGCTGACA GTTGAGAAAAGCCGACATCCTATACAGGTCTATAATTTATTGACACCGATAGTTGTTGTGAATACGTTTGTCGAGCCGCTGGATGAAGTCGCAAACGCCGAGAACGACAGTACAGCCGACAGGGCTCCGATTGCGTCCTCGCCGTTTGGTATGGTCCGGCTTTTGCTCGCCGACT CAGCTGCATTCTCCTCCGTATCATCTTCACGGCACGAAACACCGGTGACACCGGGAGCTCGCAGCCCAAACGGCATTCTAGGATCCTCTTTTCCGCCAACACTCGTAACAACCCCGAGACGTCTCCAACAACCCACAACAAGTCGCGGCTGGAGCGAACCCGTCCGACAAGTAGGACCTCCCTTTCCGGATGGTCTTTGTGGAGGCACTGTCGTCACTATCCCACCTTCCGAGACGTACGGAATCGATGTCGGGACTTCCGGTAACGAATTCTTATTGCCGCCGCGAGACATTTCCGTTTGGTTACCTCCTGGATACGACGGCGACAGTGAACGCCAGAGTGCGACACAACGATACCCCGTCCTATACTGCCACGACGGACAAAACGCTGTGTTGGATCAAGATAGTTGGACGGGACGGTCCTGGAGGTTGGCGGGTGCCCTGACCAGACTGCAGGAGCATGGAAAGTTGTCGACCATGCCCATTGTCGTGCTCTTGCCCTCCGCCGACGGCGATTTGATCCCGGGCGTTGTCCGTCGACGACATTTGGAATACGGAGACGGCAATACTCCCTGGGCACAAGCGCACGGAGCATTCGTCACCAACACTGTCAAACCCGTAGTGGATGCCATGTTTCGTACCTATACGACAGCACAAGATACGGCAGCGATCGGAACTAGTTTGGGAGGACAAGCATCTCTACAGCTCATGTTACAGTACCCCGATACGTTTGGCGCAGCCGCCTGCCTGTCTCCAGCGTTTGGTCCCAACACACTTGCTACCGTGGCTACTTCAAGTAAACTCTTGCAATCCAAAAAGCTGTACATGGACATTGGCGGAGACATGGACCAGGAAAAGGTTCCATGGTTAGATTTTTGGGATCACTTGACCCCCCACCACGCCTGGAATCCGGGCTATTGGTGGTTGGATACGCAACTACAGCCCAACGTACGGGCACTCAAGACGGTGCTCGACGTGGCACAGATTCCGCACAGTTACCATGAGGTACCCGGTGGACGGCACAACGAGAGGGCCTGGTCCCAGCGCATTCACAAGCCTCTCTTGCATTTGTACGGAAAGTAA